A genomic stretch from Strongyloides ratti genome assembly S_ratti_ED321, chromosome : 1 includes:
- a CDS encoding G protein-coupled receptor, rhodopsin-like family and GPCR, rhodopsin-like, 7TM domain-containing protein encodes MAAVSEGILADKWNACSIQPHKAYQNDELTIDLVWWTNAICLPTIAIIGITCNLINIFVLTYNPSSKRIPSRKLLLILAICDIFFLFFAVLEVSPMSIRSFLSSPIINEIYTKLVLYIRMCASTFYKSSVLLVVIFNIERYISVCYPLRSNRLCSHKAINYTIILCIIFSFICSLHWPLVYEVTDCYDFNDNHEYFVISMSENSFWIAYYRTMDYFSLFTFNIFPIVLLFYLNYKLIMTLRKVIHKDLILQRQIISSNQQTTQLINNHENNFTQRQNANKILFAVVAMLFICVAPQAPARLLYEILGHYHPTAIIYTCISQQLVFLNASLNFCLYCLVSRRYRSLLIESFRILLMPHKGFFTSSAVTFQLKTRSSSVHAQSSDEPIY; translated from the exons atgGCTGCTGTAAGTGAAGGCATTTTAGCTGATAAATGGAATGCTTGTTCAATTCAACCACATAAAGCTTATCAAAATGATGag ttaacaATAGATTTAGTATGGTGGACAAATGCTATATGTTTACCGACAATTGCAATTATTGGTATAACatgtaatttaataaatatttttgttctCACCTATAATCCATCATCAAAAAGAATACCAtcaagaaaattattattaatattagctatatgtgatatattttttttattttttgctGTACTTGAAGTATCACCTATGTCAATTAgatcatttttatcatcacctattataaatgaaatatatacaaaattagtattatatataagaatGTGTGCTtcaactttttataaatcatcTGTATTACTggttgttatttttaatattgaaagATATATAAGTGTATGTTATCCATTACGATCAAATCGTTTATGTTCACATAAAGCtataaattatacaataattttatgtataatattttcatttatatgtTCATTACATTGGCCTTTAGTATATGAAGTTACTGATTGTTatgattttaatgataatcatgaatattttgttatatcaaTGTCAGAAAATTCATTTTGGATTGCATATTATAGAACAATggattatttttcattatttacatttaatatatttcctattgttttattattttatttaaattataaattaataatgacACTTAGAAAAGTTATTCATAAAgatttaatattacaaagGCAAATTATTTCATCAAATCAACAAACAAcacaattaataaataatcatgaaaataattttactcaAAGACAAAATgccaataaaattttatttgccGTTGTAGCAATGTTATTTATATGTGTAGCACCACAGGCACCAGCAAGATTATTATATGAAATTTTAGGACATTATCATCCAACTGcaattatttatacatgTATTAGTCAACag ttagtatttttaaatgcttcattaaatttttgtttatattgtTTGGTATCACGAAGATATCGAAGTTTATTAATAGAAAGTTTTAGAATTCTTTTAATGCCACATAAAGGATTTTTTACATCTAGTGCAGTTacatttcaattaaaaacaaGATCTTCATCTGTTCATGCCCAGTCATCTGATGAACCAATTTATtga